The following coding sequences lie in one Alicyclobacillus curvatus genomic window:
- the kynA gene encoding tryptophan 2,3-dioxygenase translates to MPTDKSQASDSLNSGEQRIFTHFENEMSYGDYLQLDRVLTSQRTLSGNHDEMLFIIIHQASELWMKLILHELKAAIGHITADELEPAFKMLARVSRIQMQLIQSWDVLSTLTPADYMKFRHYLGHSSGFQSYQNRMIEFALGHKSKNVLAVYKHQPEIHKMVSDALVEPSIYDVSIAALTRHGLHVDEICLQRDLSEDYTANPSVEAAWLTVYQNVDKYWDLYELAEKLMDIEDRQQQWRFSHMKTVERIIGHKQGTGGSSGVTYLKKVLDHRFFPELWSLRTVL, encoded by the coding sequence ATGCCGACGGACAAATCCCAGGCGTCAGATTCCCTGAACAGTGGAGAGCAGAGAATTTTCACGCATTTCGAGAATGAGATGAGCTATGGAGACTACCTCCAGTTAGATAGGGTATTGACGAGCCAGAGGACGCTGTCAGGAAATCACGACGAAATGCTGTTCATCATCATTCACCAAGCCAGCGAACTGTGGATGAAACTGATTCTCCACGAATTGAAAGCCGCCATTGGTCACATTACAGCCGACGAACTGGAACCTGCCTTTAAAATGCTTGCTCGGGTGTCGAGGATTCAAATGCAACTGATTCAATCTTGGGACGTGTTGTCGACCCTAACACCCGCTGACTACATGAAATTCAGGCACTATCTTGGCCACTCCTCAGGGTTCCAATCGTATCAAAACCGCATGATTGAATTTGCTCTCGGACATAAGAGCAAAAACGTACTCGCTGTTTATAAGCACCAACCAGAAATCCACAAAATGGTTTCGGACGCCTTGGTAGAACCGAGTATCTACGATGTGTCCATCGCAGCCTTGACCAGGCATGGCCTCCATGTCGACGAAATATGTTTACAGCGCGACCTGTCGGAGGATTACACCGCCAACCCAAGCGTAGAGGCAGCGTGGTTGACTGTGTATCAAAACGTCGACAAGTACTGGGATTTATACGAACTGGCTGAGAAGTTGATGGACATCGAAGATCGCCAGCAGCAGTGGCGATTTAGCCACATGAAAACGGTCGAAAGAATTATCGGACACAAGCAAGGCACCGGAGGTTCCTCCGGGGTCACATACTTGAAAAAGGTCCTCGATCATCGATTCTTCCCTGAACTGTGGAGTCTACGCACGGTACTTTAA
- a CDS encoding aldo/keto reductase: MEYVRLGNTGLEVSRICLGCMSYGVPERGNHSWVLDEEQSRPFIKRALELGINFFDTANVYSDGTSEEIVGRALKDFARRDEIVLATKVNGRMHPGPNGAGLSRKAIMTEIDNSLRRLGTDYVDLYQIHRWDYNVPIEETMEALHDVVKAGKARYIGASSMYAWQFLKALHVAQENGWTRFVSMQDYLNLLYREEEREMIPLCIEEKIGLIPWSPLARGRLTRDWDERTARSETDEFGKTLYTETAEADKMVVEKVAEVAENRGVSRAQIALAWVLQKKPVTAPIIGATKMHHLEDAVAALSVELTQDEIQTLEAPYVPHRVMGFR; the protein is encoded by the coding sequence ATGGAATATGTGAGACTTGGAAACACCGGGTTGGAAGTATCTCGAATTTGCCTGGGGTGCATGAGTTACGGTGTGCCGGAACGCGGCAACCACTCATGGGTATTGGATGAAGAACAAAGCCGTCCTTTCATCAAACGGGCACTTGAACTTGGAATCAACTTCTTTGATACAGCAAATGTCTACTCAGACGGAACAAGTGAAGAAATCGTGGGGCGAGCTTTGAAGGATTTTGCCCGCAGAGATGAGATTGTCCTTGCTACGAAGGTCAACGGTCGGATGCACCCGGGTCCAAACGGTGCGGGATTATCGCGCAAGGCGATTATGACCGAGATCGATAATAGTTTGCGCCGGCTGGGAACAGATTACGTCGATCTTTACCAGATTCACAGATGGGATTATAACGTTCCGATTGAAGAGACTATGGAAGCGTTGCATGACGTTGTCAAGGCGGGTAAAGCTCGCTACATTGGGGCGTCCTCCATGTATGCATGGCAGTTCCTAAAAGCGCTCCATGTCGCACAGGAGAATGGTTGGACGCGGTTCGTGTCAATGCAAGACTACCTCAACCTCCTCTACAGGGAAGAGGAGCGTGAGATGATACCGCTTTGCATCGAAGAGAAGATTGGCCTGATTCCGTGGAGTCCTCTTGCCCGGGGCAGGTTGACGCGGGACTGGGATGAGAGGACAGCGAGATCGGAGACGGACGAGTTTGGTAAGACGTTGTACACCGAAACGGCTGAGGCAGACAAGATGGTTGTTGAGAAAGTGGCAGAGGTCGCCGAGAATCGCGGCGTATCGCGTGCACAGATTGCCCTCGCATGGGTGCTTCAGAAAAAACCTGTGACTGCACCAATCATTGGTGCGACGAAGATGCATCATCTCGAGGACGCGGTTGCCGCCCTGTCCGTTGAGCTAACACAGGACGAAATTCAGACGCTTGAAGCCCCTTACGTACCACATCGCGTCATGGGGTTCCGCTGA